A part of Bacillus rossius redtenbacheri isolate Brsri chromosome 1, Brsri_v3, whole genome shotgun sequence genomic DNA contains:
- the LOC134541786 gene encoding YTH domain-containing protein 1: MEDADMEVNTEGENLNLSFGEDMGDELKLDEMPEYDTRSEVSSSSSESGSSQPSISSVTSESTDHKSKRSRHRRGRSRSRKSVSPDVKRAKSRDKSKSYDYMTKLNYLFRDARFFVIKSNNAENVTLSKAKGVWSTLPQNESKLNQAFRESRNVLLIFSVKESGKFAGFARLHGESRRDVSPISWVLPPGLSAKALGGVFRVDWVCRKELPFTATMHLYNPWNDGKPVKIGRDGQEIEPKVAEELCRLFPIDEGIEMTPILRKSKEASKLLKARSSRYRHEPYNRHPNSRYTGRSNFGWRGRGVSYGRGRRKFYLSSRSRISSSGGIYKRSSRSRDRFSMWFGSSREGVRPYVGGTAAAEAYVADYMRSLQHQLPPMPYAPPPGLYVSSAPSPYESMPPPPRYYDGLPLPEYPITPRSGSHSDKRSYDRSVDEFLWRTSERRERDRDRDRDRDRDRDRDHHRYRDRR; encoded by the coding sequence ATGGAGGACGCTGATATGGAAGTTAACACAGAGGGAGAGAATTTGAACCTGAGTTTTGGTGAAGATATGGGAGATGAACTAAAACTGGATGAAATGCCGGAATATGATACTCGAAGTGAAGTTAGCTCATCTTCCTCAGAAAGTGGTTCAAGTCAGCCAAGCATCAGCTCAGTCACTTCAGAATCCACCGACCACAAAAGCAAGCGGTCCAGACATCGGAGAGGTCGTTCGAGAAGCAGGAAAAGTGTTTCACCTGATGTGAAACGTGCTAAATCAAGAGACAAGTCCAAGTCATACGACTACATGACAAAGTTGAATTATCTGTTCCGAGATGCACGCTTCTTTGTGATCAAGAGTAACAACGCAGAAAACGTAACCCTTTCAAAAGCCAAAGGCGTTTGGTCAACTTTACCTCAAAATGAATCCAAGCTAAATCAAGCTTTTAGGGAGTCTAGAAACGTTCTACTGATATTCTCTGTGAAAGAAAGTGGTAAGTTTGCTGGATTTGCTCGTCTCCATGGAGAGAGTCGACGTGATGTTTCGCCCATTTCATGGGTGTTGCCTCCAGGCTTGTCAGCTAAAGCTCTTGGAGGTGTTTTTCGCGTGGATTGGGTTTGCAGGAAAGAATTGCCTTTCACTGCAACCATGCATCTCTACAATCCCTGGAATGATGGCAAACCAGTTAAAATTGGTAGAGATGGTCAGGAGATCGAACCGAAAGTAGCAGAAGAACTTTGTCGCTTGTTTCCCATAGATGAAGGAATCGAGATGACACCTATTCTTCGGAAGTCCAAAGAAGCTTCAAAGCTTCTGAAGGCTCGGAGTTCGAGATACAGGCACGAGCCCTACAATCGACACCCAAACAGTCGTTACACTGGGAGGTCAAATTTTGGTTGGCGAGGACGGGGTGTTTCGTATGGTAGGGGTCGACGAAAGTTTTATCTAAGCAGTAGAAGTCGTATCAGCAGTAGTGGAGGCATTTATAAGAGGTCATCTAGATCTCGTGACAGATTTTCCATGTGGTTTGGTAGTTCCCGCGAAGGAGTGCGGCCTTATGTAGGTGGTACTGCAGCAGCAGAAGCTTATGTTGCAGACTACATGAGGTCCCTGCAGCACCAGTTGCCACCTATGCCCTATGCCCCTCCTCCCGGTCTCTATGTGTCTTCAGCCCCATCACCTTACGAGTCCATGCCACCCCCGCCTCGATATTATGATGGGTTGCCCTTGCCAGAGTATCCTATTACTCCTCGCAGTGGCAGTCATTCTGACAAGCGGTCATATGACCGTTCTGTTGACGAGTTCTTGTGGCGAACGAGCGAGAGAAGGGAGAGGGATCGCGACCGTGATCGCGATCGTGATAGAGATCGGGACCGTGATCATCACCGGTATAGAGATCGTAGATGA